A genomic window from Photobacterium gaetbulicola Gung47 includes:
- a CDS encoding putative peroxiredoxin/glutaredoxin family protein (COG0678,COG0695), whose product MFESKEGQAVPQVTFHTRQGDQWVDVTTEELFANKTVIVFSLPGAFTPTCSSSHLPRYNELASVFAEHGVDDILCVSVNDTFVMNAWKADQEAENITFIPDGNGDFSKGMGMLVAKNDLGFGDRSWRYSMLVKDGVVVKMFIENDEPGDPFKVSDADTMLSYVAPEHKLQQSITVFTKPGCPFCAKAKQNLIDNGLNYEEVILGKDATTVSLRAISGRSTVPQVFIGGQHIGGSEELEAFLAK is encoded by the coding sequence ATGTTCGAATCAAAAGAAGGCCAAGCGGTACCACAGGTTACCTTCCACACTCGCCAAGGCGATCAGTGGGTAGACGTGACGACAGAAGAACTATTTGCAAACAAAACGGTTATCGTCTTTTCACTACCGGGCGCATTCACCCCAACTTGTTCTTCTAGCCACCTGCCTCGCTACAACGAGTTGGCATCAGTTTTTGCAGAGCACGGTGTTGATGACATCCTGTGTGTTTCTGTCAACGATACGTTCGTGATGAATGCATGGAAAGCTGACCAAGAAGCTGAAAACATCACTTTCATCCCAGATGGCAACGGCGACTTCTCGAAAGGTATGGGCATGCTAGTTGCAAAAAATGACCTAGGCTTCGGTGATCGCTCATGGCGTTACAGCATGCTGGTTAAAGATGGTGTGGTAGTGAAAATGTTTATTGAAAACGACGAGCCGGGCGACCCGTTCAAGGTTTCAGACGCAGACACTATGCTGTCTTATGTTGCTCCAGAGCACAAACTACAGCAATCAATCACGGTATTTACTAAGCCTGGTTGTCCATTCTGTGCCAAAGCGAAGCAGAACCTCATTGACAATGGTCTGAACTACGAAGAAGTGATTCTAGGCAAAGACGCCACAACTGTTAGCCTGCGTGCAATCTCTGGCCGCAGCACGGTGCCTCAGGTATTCATCGGTGGTCAGCACATCGGTGGCAGCGAAGAGCTAGAAGCTTTCCTTGCCAAGTGA
- a CDS encoding putative cytoplasmic protein, whose translation MMTDEERIELQQNNPLHGLKLETLLQELVDYYGWEILDTAMRINCFHTNPSIASSVKYLKKTAWAREKLENFYLYRFKRMPRASAEEYDLPPRARTFPHGLKPKEPMELTVESILKSQAKAASAHKERSSRGRRPRR comes from the coding sequence ATGATGACCGATGAAGAAAGAATTGAATTACAACAGAACAACCCACTGCACGGTCTTAAGTTAGAAACCTTACTGCAAGAGTTGGTGGACTACTACGGTTGGGAGATCCTGGATACGGCAATGCGAATCAACTGTTTTCATACCAACCCATCGATTGCGAGCAGTGTGAAGTATCTAAAGAAGACGGCTTGGGCAAGAGAGAAGCTCGAGAACTTCTACCTTTACCGTTTCAAGCGCATGCCACGTGCTTCCGCAGAAGAATACGATCTCCCCCCACGTGCCCGCACTTTCCCGCACGGCCTTAAACCCAAAGAGCCGATGGAGCTAACGGTGGAATCGATCTTGAAGTCACAGGCCAAAGCAGCATCAGCCCACAAAGAGCGTTCATCACGCGGCCGCCGTCCACGCCGCTAG